GAAGCCTGATGAGTGGGTGCACAGGGGGCGGGGGCTCACCCGGGCCCGGTTCCTCGCCGGGATGGCCGCCCGCGGGGGTGGCCGCGGGCGGGCTGACGGCGGGTGCCGCCCCAGCGGCGGGGGCGCGGGCGGCGGGGGCGCGGCCCGGGCTGCGGCACCGGGGCGTCGTCTACCCCGTCGGCGAGGGCGGGACGCCGGGCACCGTCTTCCGTGCGGCCCGGATGCGGCGGGACGTGGCCGTGATCCGCGACCGGCTGCACGCCGAGACCGGCCGCTGTACCGCCCGGCTGAGCCGTGCGGAGCCGTGCGGAGTTCGGGGGGGGCGTGGGAGGGAAGGCGTGCTACCGGCGGACCGCCGAGACCAGTCCGCCGGGGCCTTCCTCGTGGCTCGGCGGGGTGCCGGCCGGGCGGCCGTAGGCGGCGGCGCGTTCGCGCAGGGTGTGGGTTTCGGCGTCCCAGCCGTGGCCGGCCAGCCAGCCCACCGGGTCGTCGGGCATCTCCGAGACCCACAGGGACGCCGCCGACCCCGGAGCGGCGTCCGCGCCGAAGCGCTCGATGACGCCGCGTGAGCCCAGGGTGAGCCCCATCCGGCTGCCGGGCGCCGACCGTGCGCCGATCCGGGACAGCAGCAGGTCCACCGCGTCCCTGGGCAGGTAGATCAGCAGTCCTTCGGCGATCCACACGGTCGGTGTGGCCGGGTCGTGCCCCGCGGCGGCCAGCGCCTGCGGCCAGTCCTCGCGCAGGTCCACCGCGACGGGGATCCGGCGGCAGCGCGGGACGGCCTGTTCCTGGCGCAGCACCTGGTCCTTGAAGTCCAGGGGTTGGGCGGTGTCGACCTCGAACAGGCGGGTGTCCTCGGGCCAGTCGATGCGGAAGGCGCGGCTGTCCATGCCGGCGCCGAGCAGCACGACCTGGCGGATCCCCGACGCGCATGCCTGGTGCAGCAGGTCGTCGAGGTACTTGGTGCGGATGACGATGGAGAAAGCCACGGCCAGCCGGCGGCGGCGTGCGGCCTCGTCGCCCTGGGGCGGTGGGGGCGAGGAGGGCCACAGGCCGCCCGCGGCGGCGAAGGCCCGGGCCAGCGGGTCACGGAAGAGCGGGTCCGCCCGCTCGGTCTCCAGTGCCCGCACCCGGGCCACCCCGACCGCCGTGGCCCACACGCCCGACGGCTGCACCCCCACCCGCTCCCGCACCCGCTCCCGCACCCGCTCTGGCGCCGGCTCCGGTTCTGGCTCCGGCGCTTGCTCCGGTTCTGGCTCGGGCGCTTGCTCCGGCTCCGGCGCTTGCTCCGGCGCTTGCTCCGGTTCTGGCTTCTGCTCCTGGGTCATCGCGCCAGCCTAGGCGGCGTGACGTGGTGTCAGCCGGGCAGGCCGGCGGCTCCTGCCGCGCCGCCCAGGGCTGCTCAGGGGCACGGTCTGGGGGGCGAGGGCCGGTGGTCGGGGCCCAGGGCGTGCACGGTGGCGAGGTCGGTGAGACCCGAGACGGTCAGGACGGGCTCCAGCAGGGGGGTGACGAGGAGCTGAAGCCGGTCGGCGTGGGCGAAGAGCACGCTCAGACCCGCGCTGTCGAGATATTCCACCCCGGTCAGGTCCACCACGACGGGGCCCGCGTGTGCGTCGAGGGCCTCGGCGAGGGAGCCGGCGTTGCTCATGTCGATCTCACCGGCGACCGTCAGGCACACGGTGCCGTCCGGGCGGCGGCCGGAGGTGAGGGTGAGCGGGGTGGTCATCAGGAGATCCTCATCTGCATGTCGACGGTGGTGCCGGACGGGCCGGGTGTGATGGTGACCTGCTCCATCATGGCCCGCATCAGGGTGATCCCCCGGCCGCGGTGGGTGTTGCGCTCGGGCTGGGGGGCCTTCCACAGGCCGCTGTCGGCGACCGTCAGGCGCAGGTGGTCGACCAGGGCTTCGGCCCGCAGCCGCACGGCCTGGCCGGGGGCGTGGCGGTGGCCGTGCTCGATGGCGTTGGCGCACGCCTCGCCCGCGGCGACGAGGACGTTCTGCACATCGCGCGGGGGCAGTTCGCACTGGGCGAGCCAGCTGCGCAGGGCCTTGCGCACGGGTGCGAGCTGGGCGGACTCGGCGGGGAAGGACACCTGCAGCGGGGCCGGGTGGCGGTAGAGCAGCAGGGCCACGTCGTCGTCGTAGCCGCCGTCCGGTGCGAGCCGGGCCATGATGCGGGTGGCGAGGTCGTCGACGGGCACGTCACGGCCGTCCTGCACGGCGGCCCCGGCCTGGTCGATGCCGTCGCTGAGCGGGCGGCGGCGTCGTTCGACGAGCCCGTCGGTGTACAGCAGCAGGGTGGCCCGGGCGGGCAGGGTGCACGAGGTCTGCGGGCGGTCTCTGCCCGGCCGTACGGCCAGCGGCAGCGAACGTCCTTCTTCCAGCAGGCGGGTGGTGCCGTCGGGGTGGGCGAGGATGCCGGGCGGGTGGCCGGCGCTGGAGTAGGTCAGCTCGCCGGTGCCGGGGTCGAGGACACCGCAGAAGACGGTGGTGCACAGGGCGCCGGGCACGCTCGCGGCGAACTGGTCCAGGGCCATCAGCGTGCGGGCGGGGCTGGGGTCCTGCAGCATCAGGGCGCGGCAGGCGCTGCGCAGTTGCCCCATGACGCTGGCCGCCTGAAGGCCCCGGCCGACGCAGTCGCCGACGACGATGCCGATGCGTCCGTCCGCGAGGGCGACGGTGTCGTACCAGTCGCCGCCCACCTCCAGCGGGCGGGTGGCGGGCTCGTAGCGCACGGCGAAGCCGTCGGGGAGCTGGGCCGGTCCCAGGATGGCGCGTTGCAGGGCGAGGGCGGTCTCGCGCTGCTGGTCGATCTGGTGGGCGCGGACCAGGCCCTGGGCGAGGTGCCCGGCGAGCAGGGAGAGCAGCAGTTGGTCCTCGGCGGTGAAGGGCCGGTGTTCGCCCAGGTCGATCCAGCAGGCGAGCGGGCCGTCGGGATGGTCCAGCAGGACGCCGGCGCCGGTGTCGTCGGCGAGGGGGGTCAGGGTGGGCCGCCCGCGCAGCCGGGTGAGCAGTTCCTGGTGCCGGGCGGGCAGATCCTGCCAGTGCAGGCCCGGGTCGGTGGCGGTGAGCAGGGGTGCGTCGGCGCGGGTGAAGAGGGCGGCGACCACGCTGCGCGCACGCCAGAGGGATTTGAGCCTCTCCAGCGCGCCGGCGAGGGCTTCGGGCAGGCTGGCGGCCGTGGACAGCGAGGTGCTCAGGGCGGCCAGGGCCGCATCGCGCTGGACGGCGTAGTGCTCGGCGGTGACGTCCCGGAAGGTGCCGACGGTGACCTGGCGTCCGGTGTCGGGGTCGCGGGCCTTGTTGTAGGTGACGGTGACCCACAGGCGGTGGCCGTCGCGGTGGCGGACCGGGACGGTGTAGGAGCCCTGGGGGTTGTGCAGGAGGTCGGCGAAGGCGTCGCCGACCTGGTGGTGGGCCTCGGGGTCGGTGGCGGCGTCCGGCCACCAGGGCTGGACGGGTGCGTAGGGCAGGTCCTCGGGGCCGTAGCCGAGGATGTCGGTGAAGGCGGTGTTGATCTCCACGACGGCGCCGGACTCGTCGCAGACGAAGAACGCCTCCTGCAGGGAGTCGATCAGCGCGGTGCGCCAGCGCACGTGGTGGGTGCGCAGGCGGGCGAGGTGGACGCTGGCGCGTACCCGGGCCAGCAGTTCGGCGGCGGCGAACGGTTTGACGAGGTAGTCGTCGGCGCCGGCCTGCAGTCCCTCGATCGACGCCTCCTGCCCGGCCCGGGCCGACAGCAGCAGCACCGGCACCGAGGCCGTGCGGGTGTCACCGCGCAGCCGGGACAGCAGCGCCAGCCCGTCCAGGCGGGGCATCATCACGTCGCTGACGACGAGGTCGGGGATCTCACGGCGGGCGGAGTCGAGCGCTTCGACGCCGTCCCGGGCGGCGGTGACCTCGTACCCGGCGCCGGTCAGCAGGCGGGTGAGGTACTCGCGCATGTCGGCGTTGTCGTCGGCGACCAGCACCCGGGCCGTGCCCGCAGGCCCCGGCGGTCCCACAGGCCCCGCAGACCCCGCAGGCCCCGGCGGTCCCGCAGGCGCGGGCGTGTCCCCCACCGTGGCCCCCGGGCCCGCACCGGCGGGTGCGGTGGCGGACGGGGCGACGGTGGGCGAGGTGGCGGGTGCGGTGCCGGGCGGGGTGCCGGGCGGGGCGGGGGTGTTGCCCGGCAGCGCACCGGCGGGTGCGGCGCCGGACGGGGTGGCGGGTGCGGTGCCGGGCGGGGTGGCGGGTGGGGTGGGGGTGTTGCCCGGCAGCCAGCGCAGGGCCTCCTGGACGTAGGGGTCGGCGCCGGCCGAGCCGGCGGTGCCGCGGCCGGCGGGCATCACGCAGTCGGCGGGCAGGTGCGCGGTCCCGAACGCCAGCCGGATGGTGAAGGTGGTGCCCTCGCCCTCGGTGCTGTGCGCGCCGATCGTGCCGCCGTGCAGGCCGACGAGTTCGCGCACCAGGGCCAGCCCGATACCGCTGCCCTCGTTGGAGCGGGCGCGGGCGTACTCGATGCGGTGGAAACGCTCGAACAGCCGCGGCATCTCCGCCTGCGGCACACCGATCCCGGTGTCGGCGACGGTGACCACCGCATGGCCGCCCGCCCGGCGCACCGCGATACGCACCGATCCGTCGAAGGTGAACTTCAGCGCGTTGCTCAGCAGGTTGAGGACCACCTTCTCCCACATGCCGCGATCGACGTACACCGGTTCGTCCAGGGGCGGGCAGTCCACCTCGAACACGAGGTGGGCGCGGTCCATCGCCGAGCGGAAGACACTGGCCAGCTCCGCCGTGGCGGCGGCCAGATCGACCGGCTCGAAGCAGGCCTGCATCCGGCCGGCCTCGATCCGGGAGAAGTCCAGCAGCGTGTTGACCAGCTTGCCCAGCCGCAGCCCGTTGCGCACGATGACCTCAACTTCGCGCCGTACGGGCTCCTCCGCACCGGCCAGACGGGTGCGCAGTTCCTCGGCCGGACCCATGATCAGGCTCAGCGGGGTGCGGAACTCGTGGCTGATGTTGGAGAAGAACGCGGTCTTGGCCCGGTCGAGTTCGGCGAGTTCCTCCGCGCGCCGCTGCTGCGCCTCGTAGCTGCGGGCACTGCCGATCCCTGAGGCGATGTGCCCCGCGGTCAGCTCGACGAAGCCCCGGTAGCCCTCGTCCAGCACGCGGTACCGGTTGAGCGCCGCCACGAAGAACCCGTAAGGGGCACTGCCCTGCTGCAGGAGCGGGACCACGAGAGCCTGCACGGGGGGTTCGGGCCAGTCACCGGCGGGCAGGCCGGCGAACACGTCCCCGGCCAGCGGCACCAGCACCGCCTCGCCGGCGGCCAGGGCCGCGACGGGCCACACCGTCCCGGCACCGGCGGCATCGGCGGCATCGGGGGTGTCCGGCACGCCGGGAGTACCGGGGGCGCCGAGGGCGCCGGGCGCGTTGTGGCTGCCGGGCGTATCGGGCGCGGCGGGGGCACCGGGCGTATCGGGAGGCGGTGAGCGCGCCGCGGGTGTCAGGCGCGCCGGGGCTGCCGGGGGTGCCGGGCGCGCCGGGGGTATCACGGGCGGGCGCGCCGGGGGCGTCGGGCGCGTCGGGGGTGTCGGGCGCGCCGGGGGTGCCGGGCGTCTGGGACGGGAGGGTGGCCGGGGCGGCTGGGAGGGTGGCTGGGAGGGTGGCTGGTGTGGCCGGGTGGCCGGTGCCGATACCGGTCGCCCCGGCCAGCCGGGCGGTGTCCTCGTCGAACAGGTAGGTCAGGGTGAAGGGCAGGTCCTTGCGGTTGCGGGCCAGCTGCCGGTCGGCGAAGGCCAGCACCTCCTGCTCGGTGCGGATCACGCTCGGGTCCGAGCCCAGGTCGCGCAGCGTGGCCATGCGCCGCTCGCCGATCACCCGGTCGGTGTCCTCGCTGACCACGCACAGCATGCCGACGACCGTGCCGGTGTCGTCGCGCAGCGGACTGTAGGAGAAGGTGTGGTACGTCTCCTCGCTGTAGCCGGAGCGTTCCAGGAACAGCAGCAGTCCCTCGTCCCAGGTGGCCTGCCCCGTACGCAGCACGGTCTGGATGCGGGGGCCGATGTCGTTCCAGATCTCCGCCCACACCTCGTTGGCGGGCCGTCCCAGCGCCCACGGGTACTTCCGTCCCAGGGTGTCGCGCCGGTAGGCGGCGTTGCAGAAGAAGGTCAGCTCCTCGCCCCAGGCCATCCACATGGGAAAGCGGGAGGACAGCAGGATGCTGACGGCCGTCTGCAGGCTCTGGGGCCACTGCCGCGGCGGGCCGAGCGGTGTGGCCGCCCAGTCCACCCGGGCCAGGTCACGGCCCACCTCCCGGTCGGCGGTGAACACGTCACCGGCCGCCTCCTCAGGCTGCGGTCGGCGCCCCGGCTGCTGTGCACGCTCCACCAGACACCCGTCCCTTTCGTACCCCGCCCACCCTGGTGGACATCCCCGACATCTGCCACACGCACGCGTCTCACAACGGCGTGCCTATGCCCTGCCTGCCCCCGGAATGCCACCTGATGCCCGGTCCCCGTCCCGCCCCGTCCCGCTCCCGTCCGCCCCTCGCACGGTCGACGGTTTCCCGGCTCCGGCCGGCATTCTTCCGGAGCCCTCGAACGCCCGGCCGACCAGAGGAAGTTCCGGCTTTCCCCAGGCGGGCACTCGCGCCCGCGGCGGATAATCCTGGCGGGCAGCAAAAGACCCGCGGCGAACGACCGCCGGACAAGAACACCCCCCGGCCCGTCGTGGCCGAGCACACAGGAGTCCTGGTGAACGACACAGAGGGCACGCTGGCCATCAGCGTGCACCCCTCCCCGGCCGGCCCCGTGGTCCTGCGCCTGGCCGGAGAGCTGGACCACCACACCGGTGCCCGTCTCGGCCGTGCCGTGGAGGACCTGCTGCACAGCCCCGGCCCCGGCCCCGCTCCCGGCATCGTCGCGGACCTGTCCCGGCTGTACTACTGCGACTCCACCGGCATCACCACGATCCTCACCGCCCACGACCGCGCCCGGGCCACCGGCTCCTCTTTCTGCGTGGCGGCACCGAGCCCGGCCCTCGCCCAGCTCTTCCGCATGACGGGACTGGACCAGGTCCTCCCCTTCCACCCCAGCGTCCAGGACGCGGTCGAGGCCCTGAGCAACGACTGACGCCCCCCGTCCGCGGCGATACCCGCCGCCGGCCGAGGACGACACGACACCCCCGCAGACATCTGCCGTAAAAAGGCCGCCCCGGGCATTCGCGCGGACCACCAGGACCCCGAGGTGCGTGAAGACGCCGGTCTCCACTGCGCCCAAAAGCCCCTTTTCCTGATCAACTACCGCCGGCCCCCGACAGCCACCGACGGCCTGCTGTCACCCACGAAGGGGCGGAGTACAGCCGGCGCGCTGCCGGGGCGGCCCCCACAGCCCCCACGGCCCCCCGTCCGCCCTGCCGGCCCCCCGTCCGCCCTGCCCGCCCTGCCCGCCCTGCCCGCCCTGCCCGCCCTGCCCGCCCTGCTCCTGCTCCTGCTCCAGTGGGCCGATCGCGGCCCGGACGCCGCCGTCGCGGTAGCCGTCGTCCGGGAGGCAGCCGGCGGCGGTGCGGGCGTGTGGCGGAGGCGGCTGCGGGCGGCCTCGGGCGGCCGGGCGTGACGTGGTCGGCGGCTGTGGGAGCGGGCGGCCCCCGTCGCCGACCGTGGTCCCGCCCTGTCACATGGCCGATGGCCTGGCCTCGCCTACGCTGGAGCGTGTGATGAGCCCGTCCGTGACCCATCTGGCCGTCATCTGCGACTGGCCGCTGCTCCAGCTCGGTCTCACCCAGGCCCTCGAGGCGCAACCGGACATGAGGATCACGACGCTCGCCTCGTGCGTCGACGAGGTCGCCCTCGAAACGGCCGACGTCGAGGTGATTCTCCTGATCAACCTGCAGTCCCGCGATCAGGTGACCTCCCGCGAGGTGGCTCGGCTGTACCGGCAGGGACACGCCGTCATCGTGCTCTCCGCATCGGGCGCACCATCCGATGCCGTCCTGTGCATCAAGGCCGGTGCCCGCGGCTACTTGAGTCGGCAGACCGATGCCTGCGAGCTCGTCTCCGCCGTCCGCGCCGTCGCCTCGGGAAGCGACTATTTCGGTGCGAGTCTGGCCGGGCGCAGCATCCCGGCGCCCCCTCCGCACATCACCGGCCGGGAGAGACAGATCCTGCAGTTCGTCGCCGACGGCGCAACGGATCGTGAGATCGCCGCGAAGTTGAACATCGCCGAAAACACGGTTCACACGCATCTGGAGCGGCTGCGGAGAAAGAGCGGTTCCCGCCGTAGGGCGGAACTCACCCGATTCGCTCTGGAGAACGGGATCATCGAGGATGATCTCCTGGAATGATGAAAATTTCCTGGAATGATCACGGGGCCGTCGGTACCGCGTCCGGATGGATGTCGTTCAGGCTGGTGACGATGACGACGGACGCCGGATGCGCCGGCGCGGGGACCTGGATCAGCAGGGGGACGTAGACCATCTGCCCGTGCCGGAACTCCGCTTTCGCCGAAAGGCGGTAGCAGACAGGAGATTGGGGATTGCTCGACGTCGCGTAGCACCGGAGCACTGAATTCGCTCCGGCCGGGACGGTTCCCTCGGTCGCCGATGCGTCCCATGCGCCGGCGAGGCACACGGCGCCGGCGACTGCGAGGAGGACGCTTCGCACGGCTGCTCCGGCCAATTCGCATCACTCCGAAAGCGACGGGTGATCGGCGCCCCGCGAAAGTGTGACCCCCCGCGAGGCGCCGACGCCTGTGGAGACCCTTCAACGCTCAGCCCTGGGTACCGCCTTGCGTGTTGCCGGTGCCGCCACCCTGGGTGCCGCCCTGGGTGTTGCCGGTACCGCCACCCTGCGTACCACCTTGGGTGTTGCCGGTACCGCCACCCTGGGTGCCGCCCTGGGTATTGCCGGTACCACCACCCTGCGTCCCGCCCTGGGTGTTACCGGTACCGCCACCCTGGGTGCCGCCCTGGGTGTTGCCGGTACCGCCACCCTGCGTACCACCTTGGGTGTTGCCGGTACCGCCACCCTGCGTACCACCTTGGGTGTTGCCGGTACCGCCACCCTGGGTGCCGCCCTGAGTGTTGCCCGTACCGCCACCCTGCGTACCACCTTGGGTGTTGCCGGTACCGCCACCCTGGGTGCCGCCCTGAGTGTTGCCGGTACCGCCACCCTGCGTCCCGCCCTGGGTGTTACCGCCGCCGCCACCCTGCGTACCACCTTGGGTGTTACCGCCGCCGCCACCCTGCGTCCCACCTTGGGTGTTACCGCCGCCGCCACCCTGCGTCCCGCCCTGGGTGTTACCGCCGCCACCACCCTGCGTCCCGCCCTGGGTGTTACCGCCGCCACCACCCTGCGTCCCGCCCTGGGTGTTACCGCCGCCACCACCCTGCGTCCCGCCCTGGGTGTTGCCCCCCTGCTTGGGCTTCTTGTTGCAGTTGTGCTTGCACGGCTTGTCCGGGAGCAGGCGGTGTGCCTGTGTACCGTTGCCGACGTGCCCTTGAGTTGCTGAGACTGTGCCCGTCGGTGCGGGCGCCGCCGAGGCAGGGGTGCCGATGGCGAGAATTCCTCCCACCATGGCCGCCGACGCTATCGCGGTCGCAATCTGCTGCTTCTGGCGTTTCCCCACGAGCCTGCTCCTCTCTCCCAACACAATTGTGTCTACTGTCGCATTCAGGGATTCATGCGCCGGAATGATGAAAAGCGGAGACCGGTCGGGCGCAGGGCCGACCGTCAGAAACCTTTTTACGTGAGCTTCCATTTTTCCGTCGCGGGCAGCTGCAAAAGGTCACTCCACGCATGGGACGGGCGACCTGTTCAGAGGAGGAGACTGCTCGCCGCACTTGGATCCCGCCCGGTTGGCCCTCAAAGCCAGCACGACACACGAAGCGGGGCAGTACTCATGCTCCCCTCGTGTTACAGCGTCGTCAAATCAAGTCGAACCCGAAATATATTCAGGCGTCTGCGCTTGTGGTCAGAAATGACTACAGGCGGCCGGCGGAAATATTCAGGACTCGATCACGCAGAACGGGGAGTTCGGAGCGGCCCCCGCCGATCCGGACCAGGCCCAGGTCCAGGTCCAGGTCCAGGTCCAGCGTCTCCTCGGCCCGTACCGGCCTGGCGCAGGACGTTCCCCCCAGGGCCGAGGACCACACGGTGGCCGCCCCCTGCCGCATTCCGCCGTGGACGCCCGCCGCGCAGCATGCCGGTGGTGCGCCGCGGCCCGCGGAGTCGTGCCGGTGGGGAGCGGCGTGCGGTGTGGCGGGGCGTCTCGTCGCCGTCCCGCTCGACGACCGAGACCGGTGTGGAGCCGCGGAGCCGCACTCCGGCCCGGCTGTCGTACGACCAGGCGCCGGCCGTCCTCGCGCTGTTCGCGTGCGGCCAGGGTGTGCCGCTCCGGGGGCGTACCGCGGCCGCACGATTTTGCGTCGCCTGCCGGGGGCCGCCGGTAGGGCCGCTGCACGCGGGGGCGCGAGAAAGACATGGCGGTGTGACCGGCTCGACGACGCCGTGGGGTTCCGGGTGGGTCAGGGGCGGGGGGTGAGGATCTCCAGGGCGCCGGTGTCGGTGTCGTAGCTGCGCAGGGTGATGAGGCGGGCGGACAGGGGTGGGGCGGGCAGGAGACCGGGGATCTGCCGGTCGGTGAAGGCGCCGGGGCGGCGGGTGCGGCCGAGGGTGATGTGCGGGCTCCAGCGCGTGGGGTGGTGGAAGGGGTTGAGGGTCTCGGGCGGGCTGTCCGAGGCGACCGCCTCCCACACCCGGCGGTGCAGGCCGGCCAGCGCACTGTCGAGGTCCAGTGCCCAGGCCAGGACCGAGGTGGGCCGCTCGAAACGGACCAGGCCGGTGAAGCGCACCGGCAGCGGCAGGACGGCGGCCGCCCCGGCGAGTTCCCAGCGGATGGGTGCGGTCAGCTCGGGGCAGGCGGCCAGGGTGAGATGCGGGCTGTTGGTCGGCGAGGGATGCCGGGCCTGGCTGGGCAGACCCGCATCCGCGAGCCGCCGCCAGGCCTGCCGGACCGCCGTTTCCGCCGTCTCGTCCAACAGGAGCTCGACCGTGCGCACCGCCGCAGCCTACCGGCGCTCCGGATACACCAACCGGAAAGCCGGACAGCAAGCCGGTACCGGGGGGCCGGACAGCAGGCCGGTATGGGGGGCCGGGCAGCAGGCCGGTGGGCGTGGGCGGCCGGCAGGCCGGTACCGGGGGGCCGGGCAGCAGGCCGGTATGGGGGGCGGGCGG
Above is a genomic segment from Streptomyces collinus Tu 365 containing:
- a CDS encoding class I SAM-dependent methyltransferase gives rise to the protein MWATAVGVARVRALETERADPLFRDPLARAFAAAGGLWPSSPPPPQGDEAARRRRLAVAFSIVIRTKYLDDLLHQACASGIRQVVLLGAGMDSRAFRIDWPEDTRLFEVDTAQPLDFKDQVLRQEQAVPRCRRIPVAVDLREDWPQALAAAGHDPATPTVWIAEGLLIYLPRDAVDLLLSRIGARSAPGSRMGLTLGSRGVIERFGADAAPGSAASLWVSEMPDDPVGWLAGHGWDAETHTLRERAAAYGRPAGTPPSHEEGPGGLVSAVRR
- a CDS encoding STAS domain-containing protein — translated: MTTPLTLTSGRRPDGTVCLTVAGEIDMSNAGSLAEALDAHAGPVVVDLTGVEYLDSAGLSVLFAHADRLQLLVTPLLEPVLTVSGLTDLATVHALGPDHRPSPPRPCP
- a CDS encoding SpoIIE family protein phosphatase, which translates into the protein MPDTPDAADAAGAGTVWPVAALAAGEAVLVPLAGDVFAGLPAGDWPEPPVQALVVPLLQQGSAPYGFFVAALNRYRVLDEGYRGFVELTAGHIASGIGSARSYEAQQRRAEELAELDRAKTAFFSNISHEFRTPLSLIMGPAEELRTRLAGAEEPVRREVEVIVRNGLRLGKLVNTLLDFSRIEAGRMQACFEPVDLAAATAELASVFRSAMDRAHLVFEVDCPPLDEPVYVDRGMWEKVVLNLLSNALKFTFDGSVRIAVRRAGGHAVVTVADTGIGVPQAEMPRLFERFHRIEYARARSNEGSGIGLALVRELVGLHGGTIGAHSTEGEGTTFTIRLAFGTAHLPADCVMPAGRGTAGSAGADPYVQEALRWLPGNTPTPPATPPGTAPATPSGAAPAGALPGNTPAPPGTPPGTAPATSPTVAPSATAPAGAGPGATVGDTPAPAGPPGPAGSAGPVGPPGPAGTARVLVADDNADMREYLTRLLTGAGYEVTAARDGVEALDSARREIPDLVVSDVMMPRLDGLALLSRLRGDTRTASVPVLLLSARAGQEASIEGLQAGADDYLVKPFAAAELLARVRASVHLARLRTHHVRWRTALIDSLQEAFFVCDESGAVVEINTAFTDILGYGPEDLPYAPVQPWWPDAATDPEAHHQVGDAFADLLHNPQGSYTVPVRHRDGHRLWVTVTYNKARDPDTGRQVTVGTFRDVTAEHYAVQRDAALAALSTSLSTAASLPEALAGALERLKSLWRARSVVAALFTRADAPLLTATDPGLHWQDLPARHQELLTRLRGRPTLTPLADDTGAGVLLDHPDGPLACWIDLGEHRPFTAEDQLLLSLLAGHLAQGLVRAHQIDQQRETALALQRAILGPAQLPDGFAVRYEPATRPLEVGGDWYDTVALADGRIGIVVGDCVGRGLQAASVMGQLRSACRALMLQDPSPARTLMALDQFAASVPGALCTTVFCGVLDPGTGELTYSSAGHPPGILAHPDGTTRLLEEGRSLPLAVRPGRDRPQTSCTLPARATLLLYTDGLVERRRRPLSDGIDQAGAAVQDGRDVPVDDLATRIMARLAPDGGYDDDVALLLYRHPAPLQVSFPAESAQLAPVRKALRSWLAQCELPPRDVQNVLVAAGEACANAIEHGHRHAPGQAVRLRAEALVDHLRLTVADSGLWKAPQPERNTHRGRGITLMRAMMEQVTITPGPSGTTVDMQMRIS
- a CDS encoding STAS domain-containing protein, with amino-acid sequence MNDTEGTLAISVHPSPAGPVVLRLAGELDHHTGARLGRAVEDLLHSPGPGPAPGIVADLSRLYYCDSTGITTILTAHDRARATGSSFCVAAPSPALAQLFRMTGLDQVLPFHPSVQDAVEALSND
- a CDS encoding LuxR C-terminal-related transcriptional regulator, producing the protein MTHLAVICDWPLLQLGLTQALEAQPDMRITTLASCVDEVALETADVEVILLINLQSRDQVTSREVARLYRQGHAVIVLSASGAPSDAVLCIKAGARGYLSRQTDACELVSAVRAVASGSDYFGASLAGRSIPAPPPHITGRERQILQFVADGATDREIAAKLNIAENTVHTHLERLRRKSGSRRRAELTRFALENGIIEDDLLE
- a CDS encoding 2'-5' RNA ligase family protein — translated: MRTVELLLDETAETAVRQAWRRLADAGLPSQARHPSPTNSPHLTLAACPELTAPIRWELAGAAAVLPLPVRFTGLVRFERPTSVLAWALDLDSALAGLHRRVWEAVASDSPPETLNPFHHPTRWSPHITLGRTRRPGAFTDRQIPGLLPAPPLSARLITLRSYDTDTGALEILTPRP